The Candidatus Nanopelagicus abundans genome includes a region encoding these proteins:
- the pyk gene encoding pyruvate kinase, whose amino-acid sequence MRRAKIVCTLGPAVESIEKITELIDAGMNMARLNLSHGGHDEHQKRLDLVRAAAKKANKEVAILVDLQGPKIRLGRFSSGPHELLRGDTFTITTDDVAGTKDKVSTTYKGLPGDCKAGDAIMIDDGKVSVQVVQVKGNDVITKVIQPGMVSNNKGINLPGVAVSLPALSEKDIADLRWGLKAGADFIALSFVRNAADIKDIHKIMDEVGVKVPVIAKIEKPQAVENLQEIVDAFDGIMVARGDLGVELPIEDVPMVQKRCITMARESAKPVIVATQMLDSMISNSQPTRAEATDCANAVLDGADALMLSGETSVGDFPIDSVKIMARIIERTEDVALDQIPPLKHSPATKAGAITKAATEVGLTVGAKYLVAFTQSGDSARRMSRLRSPIPMLALTPEIGTYNRLALSWGVESLLTATVNHTDEMVMQVDTILIESKRVKIGDLVLIVAGSPPGIPGSINAMRVHKIGDAVSGVAAAYRK is encoded by the coding sequence ATGCGCCGCGCGAAAATTGTATGCACATTGGGTCCTGCAGTTGAATCAATTGAAAAAATCACTGAGTTAATTGATGCTGGCATGAATATGGCCAGATTAAATCTTTCTCATGGTGGTCATGATGAACATCAAAAAAGACTTGATCTAGTTAGAGCAGCTGCAAAAAAGGCAAACAAAGAAGTTGCAATTTTGGTAGATCTGCAAGGACCAAAGATTCGATTAGGTAGATTTTCATCTGGACCGCATGAATTATTACGTGGAGATACTTTTACTATTACAACTGATGATGTTGCAGGTACAAAAGATAAGGTAAGTACAACTTACAAAGGTCTGCCAGGAGATTGCAAAGCTGGAGATGCAATCATGATTGATGATGGAAAAGTATCTGTTCAAGTGGTTCAGGTTAAGGGTAATGATGTAATTACCAAGGTAATTCAACCTGGAATGGTAAGTAATAACAAAGGTATCAATCTTCCAGGTGTTGCAGTTTCATTGCCGGCTTTATCGGAAAAAGATATTGCAGATTTACGCTGGGGACTAAAGGCTGGCGCAGACTTTATTGCGCTCTCATTTGTGAGAAACGCTGCAGACATTAAGGATATTCATAAGATTATGGATGAGGTTGGAGTTAAAGTTCCAGTTATCGCCAAGATTGAAAAACCTCAGGCCGTTGAAAATCTGCAGGAAATAGTTGATGCATTCGATGGGATTATGGTTGCCCGAGGAGATCTTGGAGTTGAATTACCAATTGAAGATGTGCCAATGGTCCAAAAAAGATGTATTACGATGGCAAGAGAGTCAGCAAAACCAGTAATTGTCGCAACACAGATGCTTGACTCAATGATTAGTAACTCTCAACCAACTAGGGCTGAGGCTACTGATTGCGCTAATGCAGTACTAGATGGAGCAGATGCTCTTATGTTATCTGGCGAAACAAGCGTTGGTGATTTTCCAATTGATTCAGTAAAAATTATGGCAAGAATTATTGAGCGAACTGAAGATGTGGCATTAGATCAAATTCCTCCCCTTAAACACTCACCAGCTACAAAAGCTGGCGCAATTACAAAAGCTGCAACTGAGGTTGGTTTAACAGTTGGTGCAAAGTATTTAGTTGCCTTTACGCAAAGTGGTGATTCAGCAAGGCGAATGTCGCGGCTTCGATCACCTATTCCAATGCTGGCACTTACTCCTGAAATTGGTACCTATAACAGATTAGCTCTTTCGTGGGGAGTTGAATCACTACTTACCGCAACAGTTAATCACACTGATGAAATGGTTATGCAGGTAGATACCATCTTGATTGAATCTAAACGAGTAAAAATTGGTGATTTAGTTTTAATCGTTGCAGGTTCACCTCCTGGAATCCCTGGTTCTATAAATGCGATGCGCGTTCATAAAATTGGTGATGCTGTAAGCGGAGTCGCTGCGGCTTACCGAAAGTAA
- a CDS encoding glutamate synthase subunit beta: protein MADPKGFLTTNRELPKRRPVDVRIKDWKEVYQEQEFSHLQKQAGRCMDCGIPFCHQGCPLGNLIPEWNELIWRGEKAEAIDRLHATNNFPEFTGRLCPAPCETACVVAINAEAVTIKQVELRTIEEAFLEKRVVPLIPDRLSGKTVAVIGSGPAGLAAAQQLTRAGHTVAVYERADKIGGLLRYGIPEFKMEKAIVDRRLYQMEQEGTRFRTGVEVGKDITGSALRNKYDAVVIAIGATNWRDLPIPGRDAKGVYQAMEYLPWGNKQALDELEGEPTINAKGKDVVILGGGDTGADCLGTAIRQGAKSVTQLEIMPRPSDERPSTQPWPTYPMIYRVSSAHEEAGERMYAVSTQEFVKDKDRNLKGLVLVETEFINGKFQPVSGSEKEIPADLVFLAMGFTGPEKSDLLTQLEVELDERGIIKRDGEYATSAEGVYVCGDAGRGQSLIVWAIAEGRSAAAAVDTYLSGHTQLPFPIEPTARPLMV from the coding sequence ATGGCTGATCCAAAAGGATTTTTAACAACTAATCGAGAGTTACCAAAGCGTCGACCAGTTGATGTGCGTATTAAAGATTGGAAAGAGGTTTACCAAGAGCAGGAGTTTTCCCATCTTCAAAAACAAGCTGGTCGTTGTATGGATTGTGGAATTCCTTTTTGCCACCAAGGGTGCCCACTTGGCAATTTAATACCTGAGTGGAATGAGTTAATTTGGCGAGGTGAAAAGGCAGAGGCGATTGATCGTCTACATGCAACTAATAATTTTCCAGAGTTTACTGGCAGATTATGTCCAGCTCCCTGTGAGACTGCTTGCGTAGTGGCAATTAATGCTGAAGCAGTGACTATTAAGCAGGTAGAACTAAGAACAATAGAGGAAGCATTTCTTGAAAAAAGAGTTGTGCCATTAATTCCAGACAGATTATCTGGTAAAACTGTTGCAGTAATTGGTTCTGGTCCGGCTGGACTTGCCGCAGCTCAGCAATTAACTAGAGCTGGACATACTGTTGCTGTCTATGAGCGAGCTGACAAAATTGGTGGGCTTCTGCGTTATGGAATTCCAGAATTTAAAATGGAGAAAGCAATAGTTGATCGAAGACTTTACCAAATGGAGCAAGAGGGTACAAGATTTAGAACTGGTGTTGAGGTTGGTAAAGATATTACTGGTAGTGCACTACGTAATAAGTATGACGCAGTTGTAATTGCTATTGGCGCAACTAACTGGCGCGATCTTCCTATTCCTGGCAGAGATGCTAAAGGTGTATATCAAGCTATGGAGTATTTACCTTGGGGAAATAAACAGGCATTAGATGAATTAGAAGGTGAGCCAACAATTAATGCAAAAGGTAAAGATGTTGTAATTCTTGGTGGTGGTGATACCGGGGCAGATTGTTTGGGAACTGCAATTAGGCAGGGGGCAAAATCTGTTACTCAGCTTGAAATCATGCCAAGGCCTAGTGATGAAAGACCAAGCACTCAACCATGGCCAACTTATCCAATGATTTACCGTGTAAGCAGCGCCCATGAAGAGGCTGGTGAGCGAATGTATGCGGTTTCAACTCAAGAGTTTGTTAAAGATAAGGATAGAAATCTTAAGGGGTTAGTGTTAGTTGAAACTGAATTCATAAATGGCAAGTTCCAACCAGTATCGGGCAGTGAGAAAGAGATACCAGCAGACTTAGTATTTCTAGCAATGGGATTTACTGGACCTGAAAAGAGTGATCTGCTTACCCAACTTGAGGTTGAATTAGATGAACGTGGAATCATAAAGCGTGATGGTGAGTATGCAACATCAGCTGAGGGTGTTTATGTTTGTGGAGACGCAGGCAGGGGACAATCCCTAATTGTGTGGGCAATTGCTGAAGGGCGAAGTGCTGCTGCAGCCGTTGATACATATCTTTCCGGACACACGCAGCTACCATTTCCAATAGAGCCAACGGCTCGCCCCTTGATGGTTTAA